From the Deltaproteobacteria bacterium genome, the window GCTGGCACAGCCGCGCCGCTCTGAACACCTGTTCTCCCGCCAGAAGCACCGCCGCTAGGCCGTCTCTTTGCTCTTCTCCAGACGCTCCCGCACGTAGTGGGTGGCGTCGTCTTCGGCCATCCGTAACAAGGCATCGACTTGCGGCTTGGTGAGCTGTGTGTCGAGCAGCCGTAAGAGGACGTGGCGAGTCTTGGCGACTTCGTACACCATCGTGGCAAACCGGCGCGTCTGCGGGTCAAATTGGAGGTAGGCAAGTAACGCGCTACGGACCAGTTCCGAGACCCCGATGCCCCGGTCATCTGCGGCCTGTTGGACCGCCTTGATGAACGTCCGTGGTAAGCGCACGCCGAGCACTTGGGTGTGAGATTGAGCCATTGTTTTTCCTCCTTTTCATCTTTACTGATCTTTGAAAAAAATCACACGTAGTGAATTTTTCAGCAGCGAGTATGTTAACAGTTTGTTAACACTTGGTATTACCGTGAAATCATTAGACTTCCGGGTTTTTCATCCTTCTAGGGATGAGTGACGTGTCGTAATTTTAGCGGGGCGAAGCACCGCTCCTGCGCCTCGCGTGATTTCCAGTGACGCTTGGCCTCTCACCGAGGCCGTCGCCAGGCCAGATGAGGACCGCTCTCACGCCTCTGAGTCTGGCATCTCAGAGAGCCGTTCCTAGCTCTCATCTCCTCCCTTTATAGTGGCCAGCGAGCCTCGCATCTTCGGACTCC encodes:
- a CDS encoding ribbon-helix-helix protein, CopG family, coding for MAQSHTQVLGVRLPRTFIKAVQQAADDRGIGVSELVRSALLAYLQFDPQTRRFATMVYEVAKTRHVLLRLLDTQLTKPQVDALLRMAEDDATHYVRERLEKSKETA